From Citricoccus sp. SGAir0253, a single genomic window includes:
- the yvcK gene encoding uridine diphosphate-N-acetylglucosamine-binding protein YvcK: MSAFITGQLPLAPSTQAPASPSAGTYDPALRVTALGGGHGLSATLRALRLIAGEITAVVTVADDGGSSGRIRQEMDVLPPGDLRMALAALCDDTDWGRTWRDVMQHRFRSREGVDGTLDNHALGNLLIVALWELLGDAVGGLRWAGALLGARGQVLPMSTVPLTISGVVLAEGAGGGLVRRTIVGQSSLAAVGRDCRVSQVRLEPADAPACPESLEAIELSDWIVLGPGSWYTSVLPHLLLPEMRRALERTAARRALVMNLTTDTAETSGMSAADHLEVVHHHAPDLRLDVVIADPAAVQDRVGFEEAAARLGASVLFSTVGAGHGTGVHDPLRLALAFQEAFKRP, from the coding sequence ATGAGCGCGTTCATCACGGGCCAGCTGCCCCTGGCGCCGAGCACCCAGGCCCCGGCGTCCCCGTCCGCCGGGACCTACGACCCCGCCCTGCGCGTCACGGCCCTCGGCGGCGGGCACGGGCTCTCCGCCACCCTGCGGGCGCTGCGGCTGATCGCCGGGGAGATCACCGCCGTGGTCACCGTCGCGGACGACGGCGGCTCCTCCGGCCGCATCCGCCAGGAGATGGACGTACTGCCGCCGGGCGACCTGCGGATGGCCCTGGCGGCGCTGTGCGACGACACCGACTGGGGCCGCACGTGGCGCGACGTGATGCAGCACCGGTTCCGCTCCCGCGAGGGCGTGGACGGCACGCTGGACAACCACGCCCTGGGCAACCTGCTCATCGTGGCCCTGTGGGAGCTGCTGGGGGACGCCGTGGGCGGGCTGCGGTGGGCCGGGGCCCTGCTCGGTGCGCGCGGGCAGGTGCTGCCCATGTCCACCGTCCCGCTGACGATCTCCGGTGTCGTCCTGGCGGAGGGAGCCGGGGGCGGACTGGTCCGGCGGACCATCGTGGGGCAGTCCTCGCTCGCGGCGGTCGGCCGGGACTGCCGGGTCTCCCAGGTGCGGCTCGAGCCCGCGGACGCCCCCGCGTGCCCCGAGTCCCTCGAGGCGATCGAGCTCTCCGACTGGATCGTGCTCGGTCCCGGATCCTGGTACACCTCGGTGCTGCCGCACCTGCTGCTGCCGGAGATGCGCCGGGCCCTGGAACGGACCGCCGCCCGGCGCGCCCTGGTGATGAACCTCACCACGGACACCGCCGAGACCTCGGGGATGAGCGCCGCGGACCACCTCGAGGTGGTCCACCACCACGCGCCCGACCTGCGCCTCGACGTCGTGATCGCCGACCCGGCCGCGGTCCAGGACCGGGTCGGCTTCGAGGAGGCCGCCGCGAGGCTGGGCGCCTCCGTGCTGTTTAGTACAGTGGGGGCCGGTCACGGGACCGGCGTCCACGACCCCCTGCGACTGGCCCTGGCGTTCCAGGAGGCCTTCAAGCGCCCCTGA
- the uvrC gene encoding excinuclease ABC subunit UvrC gives MADPAGYRPRPGEVPTSPGVYRFRDPDGRVLYVGKAKNLRSRLASYFQDPAGLHPKTRTMVFTAASVEWTVVGSELEALQLEYTWIKQYTPRFNIMYRDDKSYPYLAVTMNEKYPRVQVMRGDKRKGVKYFGPFHPAKAIRETVDLMLRVFPVRTCSSGVFRRAELSGRPCLMGYIDKCAAPCVGRVSPEDHRQLAQDFCDFMAGDADRYIRRLEERMREAVGELRYEDAARYRDDIAALRRVFERNAVVLPESTEADVFAFAEDELEAAAQVFHVREGRIRGQRGWVVEKVEDVSGPKLVEQLLEQVYGALEDTSRIPREVLVPELPEDAEQVATLLAGLRGARVDLRVPRRGDKRALLDTVRENAEMALRLHKTRRSGDLTTRSAALRELQEALELDEPLLRIECYDISHVSGTNVVGSMVVVEDGLPKKSDYRKFAVTGEAARDDTAAMHNVLTRRFRHYLEDQERRGTFVTGEVPAGPDGGAAAGGAAGTDAVGGEPAAGGSDGGAAPEPGSRRFAYPPSLVVVDGGPAQVASAAQALADLGITDLPVVGLAKRLEELWLPGEEFPVVLPRASQGLYLLQRIRDESHRFAITFHRQKRGRSMTASALDGIPGLGPAKQKALLKHFGSVKRLRAAAAEDLVAVPGIGPALAATVHAALHPAGDGADGDGGAEAAGPGTGGVNLTTGEVLD, from the coding sequence ATGGCTGATCCGGCCGGCTACCGGCCCCGCCCCGGGGAGGTCCCCACGTCCCCGGGCGTCTACCGCTTCCGCGACCCGGACGGCCGCGTCCTCTACGTGGGCAAGGCCAAGAACCTGCGGTCCCGGCTCGCCTCCTACTTCCAGGACCCCGCGGGGCTGCACCCCAAGACGCGGACCATGGTCTTCACGGCCGCCTCCGTGGAGTGGACGGTCGTGGGCTCCGAGCTGGAGGCCCTGCAGCTCGAGTACACGTGGATCAAGCAGTACACCCCGCGGTTCAACATCATGTACCGGGACGACAAGTCCTACCCGTACCTGGCCGTGACGATGAACGAGAAGTACCCGCGCGTGCAGGTGATGCGCGGGGACAAGCGCAAGGGCGTGAAGTACTTCGGCCCCTTCCACCCCGCCAAGGCGATCCGGGAGACGGTGGACCTGATGCTGCGGGTGTTCCCCGTGCGCACCTGCTCCTCCGGCGTGTTCCGGCGCGCCGAGCTGTCCGGGCGGCCGTGCCTGATGGGCTACATCGACAAGTGCGCCGCCCCGTGCGTGGGCCGGGTCAGCCCCGAGGACCACCGCCAGCTCGCCCAGGACTTCTGCGACTTCATGGCCGGGGACGCCGACCGCTACATCCGGCGGCTCGAGGAGCGGATGCGCGAGGCGGTCGGGGAGCTGCGCTACGAGGACGCGGCGCGGTACCGGGACGACATCGCGGCCCTGCGGCGGGTGTTCGAGCGCAACGCCGTGGTGCTCCCGGAGTCCACGGAGGCGGACGTCTTCGCCTTCGCCGAGGACGAGCTCGAGGCCGCCGCGCAGGTGTTCCACGTGCGCGAGGGCCGCATCCGGGGCCAGCGCGGCTGGGTGGTGGAGAAGGTCGAGGACGTCTCCGGCCCGAAGCTCGTGGAGCAGCTGCTCGAGCAGGTCTACGGCGCCCTGGAGGACACCAGCCGGATCCCCCGTGAGGTCCTCGTGCCCGAGCTGCCGGAGGACGCCGAGCAGGTGGCCACGCTGCTCGCGGGGCTGCGCGGGGCCCGCGTGGACCTGCGGGTGCCCCGGCGCGGGGACAAGCGGGCGCTGCTGGACACGGTGCGGGAGAACGCCGAGATGGCCCTGCGACTGCACAAGACCCGCCGCTCGGGGGACCTGACCACCCGCTCCGCGGCGCTGCGCGAGCTGCAGGAGGCCCTCGAGCTGGACGAGCCGCTGCTGCGCATCGAGTGCTACGACATCTCGCACGTCTCCGGCACCAACGTGGTCGGGTCCATGGTCGTCGTCGAGGACGGGCTGCCCAAGAAGTCGGACTACCGCAAGTTCGCCGTCACGGGCGAGGCCGCCCGGGACGACACCGCGGCGATGCACAACGTGCTGACCCGCCGGTTCCGGCACTACCTGGAGGACCAGGAGCGCCGCGGCACGTTCGTCACGGGGGAGGTGCCCGCCGGTCCCGACGGCGGCGCGGCCGCCGGGGGTGCGGCCGGCACGGACGCGGTCGGCGGGGAGCCCGCGGCCGGCGGGTCCGACGGCGGCGCGGCCCCCGAGCCGGGCTCGCGCCGGTTCGCCTACCCGCCCTCGCTCGTGGTCGTCGACGGCGGCCCGGCCCAGGTGGCCTCCGCCGCCCAGGCCCTGGCCGACCTCGGGATCACCGACCTGCCCGTGGTCGGCCTGGCCAAGCGGCTCGAGGAGCTGTGGCTGCCGGGGGAGGAGTTCCCCGTGGTGCTGCCGCGCGCCTCCCAGGGGCTGTACCTGCTCCAGCGCATCCGCGACGAGTCGCACCGCTTCGCGATCACCTTCCACCGGCAGAAGCGGGGCAGGTCCATGACGGCCTCCGCGCTGGACGGCATCCCGGGGCTCGGGCCGGCCAAGCAGAAGGCCCTGCTCAAGCACTTCGGCTCGGTCAAGCGCCTGCGCGCCGCCGCGGCCGAGGACCTCGTGGCCGTGCCGGGCATCGGGCCGGCCCTCGCGGCCACCGTGCACGCCGCGCTGCACCCGGCCGGTGACGGCGCCGACGGGGACGGGGGCGCGGAGGCGGCCGGCCCGGGGACGGGCGGCGTGAACCTGACGACCGGCGAGGTCCTCGACTGA
- a CDS encoding superoxide dismutase encodes MAEFTLPELDYDYAALEPHISAKIMELHHSKHHATYVKGANTALEKLAGARESGDFAAVNQFSKDLAFNLGGHTNHSIFWKNLSPNGGDRPEGELAAAIDEFFGSFDKFQAHFTAAALGIQGSGWAVLAYEPIGGNLVIEQFYDQQNGVPVATIPLFQLDMWEHAFYLDYQNVKADYVKAVWNIVNWADVAARFEAARTGASKLVTP; translated from the coding sequence ATGGCTGAATTCACGCTGCCGGAGCTGGACTACGACTACGCCGCGCTCGAGCCGCACATCTCGGCGAAGATCATGGAGCTGCACCACTCCAAGCACCACGCCACCTACGTGAAGGGCGCCAACACGGCCCTGGAGAAGCTGGCCGGCGCCCGCGAGTCCGGCGACTTCGCCGCCGTCAACCAGTTCTCCAAGGACCTGGCCTTCAACCTCGGCGGCCACACCAACCACTCGATCTTCTGGAAGAACCTCTCCCCGAACGGCGGGGACCGCCCGGAGGGCGAGCTCGCCGCCGCGATCGACGAGTTCTTCGGCTCGTTCGACAAGTTCCAGGCCCACTTCACCGCCGCCGCGCTGGGCATCCAGGGCTCCGGCTGGGCCGTGCTGGCCTACGAGCCGATCGGCGGCAACCTGGTCATCGAGCAGTTCTACGACCAGCAGAACGGCGTGCCGGTCGCCACCATCCCGCTGTTCCAGCTGGACATGTGGGAGCACGCCTTCTACCTCGACTACCAGAACGTCAAGGCCGACTACGTCAAGGCCGTGTGGAACATCGTCAACTGGGCCGACGTCGCCGCCCGGTTCGAGGCCGCCCGCACCGGCGCCTCCAAGCTCGTCACCCCCTGA
- the rapZ gene encoding RNase adapter RapZ: MIDGLTPVKPATSEVLIVTGMSGAGRTTAAHALEDHGWYVVENIPPQLFGTLTDLVGRSPEAIPRLALVVDVRSKELFKDIREALEQLRAQGVDYRVLFLDAADDLLVRRFESARRPHPLQGSGRIVDGIAAERLLLKDLKDQAEVVLDTTSMNVHSLATTITGLFTESGPIVLRLNVMSFGFKYGLPQDANFVADARFLPNPHWIPELRPYTGQDGQVSGFVLGQEGAGEFVDRYVQALLPVLEGYRRENKHYATFAVGCTGGKHRSVAVAEELARRLGQQPRVTVTVQHRDLGRE, encoded by the coding sequence ATGATCGACGGCCTGACCCCCGTGAAGCCCGCCACCTCCGAGGTCCTCATCGTCACGGGCATGTCCGGCGCCGGCCGGACCACCGCGGCGCACGCCCTGGAGGACCACGGGTGGTACGTCGTCGAGAACATCCCCCCGCAGCTGTTCGGCACCCTCACGGACCTCGTGGGCCGCTCGCCCGAGGCCATCCCGCGGCTGGCCCTCGTGGTGGACGTGCGCTCCAAGGAGCTGTTCAAGGACATCCGCGAGGCCCTCGAGCAGCTGCGCGCCCAGGGCGTCGACTACCGCGTCCTGTTCCTGGACGCCGCGGACGACCTGCTGGTGCGGCGCTTCGAGTCGGCCCGCCGGCCCCACCCGCTCCAGGGCTCGGGGCGGATCGTGGACGGGATCGCCGCCGAGCGGCTGCTGCTCAAGGACCTCAAGGACCAGGCGGAGGTGGTGCTGGACACGACCAGCATGAACGTGCACTCGCTGGCCACGACCATCACCGGGCTGTTCACGGAGTCCGGGCCGATCGTGCTGCGGCTGAACGTGATGAGCTTCGGGTTCAAGTACGGCCTGCCCCAGGACGCGAACTTCGTGGCGGACGCCCGGTTCCTGCCGAACCCGCACTGGATCCCCGAGCTGCGTCCGTACACCGGCCAGGACGGCCAGGTCTCGGGCTTCGTGCTCGGCCAGGAGGGTGCCGGGGAGTTCGTGGACCGCTACGTCCAGGCCCTGCTGCCCGTGCTGGAGGGCTACCGCCGGGAGAACAAGCACTACGCCACCTTCGCGGTCGGCTGCACGGGCGGCAAGCACCGCTCCGTGGCGGTCGCCGAGGAGCTGGCCCGCCGGCTCGGCCAGCAGCCGCGCGTCACGGTCACCGTCCAGCACCGGGACCTGGGCCGGGAATGA
- a CDS encoding HAD hydrolase-like protein, whose amino-acid sequence MSAARPAVLLDLDGTLVDPAGSITGGIAATLRDHGLPVPPPEVLDRLVGPPLREGLRSLEGVTEQLLPALVRDYRARYREHGMAASVVYPGVREALEDLGRDHDLVVATSKPTATARRLLEVQGLAGHFVAVCGSSDDETLPVPPGGTKVHAMAEALAAVGMAGDRPRRAVMVGDRHFDLDGAAHHGLPGIGVLWGFGDRAELTAAGADALCADAAALPALCRRLMPAPGPSAGPRRPDGADGALAGARRAL is encoded by the coding sequence GTGAGCGCCGCCCGCCCGGCGGTGCTCCTGGACCTGGACGGCACGCTCGTGGACCCGGCCGGGTCCATCACGGGCGGGATCGCCGCCACGCTCCGGGACCACGGGCTGCCCGTGCCGCCCCCCGAGGTCCTGGACCGGCTCGTCGGCCCGCCGCTGCGCGAGGGCCTGCGCTCCCTCGAGGGGGTGACCGAGCAGCTGCTGCCCGCGCTCGTCCGCGACTACCGTGCGCGCTACCGGGAGCACGGCATGGCGGCCAGCGTCGTCTACCCCGGTGTCCGCGAGGCCCTGGAGGACCTGGGCCGCGACCACGACCTCGTGGTGGCCACCTCCAAGCCCACGGCCACGGCGCGGCGGCTGCTCGAGGTCCAGGGGCTCGCCGGGCACTTCGTGGCCGTGTGCGGGTCCAGCGACGACGAGACGCTGCCCGTGCCGCCCGGGGGCACCAAGGTGCACGCCATGGCCGAGGCGCTGGCCGCCGTCGGGATGGCCGGGGACCGGCCGCGGCGCGCGGTGATGGTGGGGGACCGGCACTTCGACCTCGACGGCGCCGCCCACCACGGCCTGCCGGGCATCGGCGTGCTGTGGGGGTTCGGGGACCGGGCCGAGCTGACGGCCGCGGGGGCGGACGCCCTGTGCGCGGACGCCGCCGCGCTGCCCGCGCTGTGCCGCCGGCTCATGCCCGCGCCCGGCCCGTCCGCCGGCCCGCGCCGCCCGGACGGTGCGGACGGGGCGCTGGCCGGTGCGCGGCGCGCACTATGA
- the whiA gene encoding DNA-binding protein WhiA, protein MALTAAVKEELTHHEVRSSSERKAEVSAMLRFAGGLHIISGRIVIEAELDQAAAARRLRTAIAEVYGHGSEIIVVSGGNLRRGNRYVIRVVRDGESLARQTGLLDVRGRPVRGLPPMIVNGSVADAEAVWRGAFLAHGSLTEPGRSSALEVTCPGPEAALALVGAARRLGITAKAREVRGVDRVVLRDGDAIAALLTRMGAHDTVLVWEERRTRKEVRATANRLANFDDANLRRSAQAAVAAGARVERALDILGDDVPEHLRYAGRLRVEHKQASLDELGRLADPPMTKDAIAGRIRRLLAMADKRAAEEGLPGTDAALPSEAPAAGGD, encoded by the coding sequence ATGGCCCTGACGGCGGCGGTGAAAGAGGAGTTGACCCACCACGAGGTCAGGAGTTCCTCGGAGCGGAAGGCCGAGGTCTCGGCCATGCTCCGCTTCGCCGGGGGACTGCACATCATCTCCGGCCGCATCGTCATCGAGGCCGAGCTGGACCAGGCCGCCGCGGCCCGCCGGCTGCGCACGGCGATCGCCGAGGTCTACGGCCACGGCAGCGAGATCATCGTGGTCTCCGGCGGCAACCTGCGCCGCGGGAACCGCTACGTCATCCGGGTGGTCCGGGACGGGGAGTCCCTCGCGCGGCAGACGGGCCTGCTGGACGTCCGCGGTCGGCCCGTGCGCGGGCTGCCGCCGATGATCGTCAACGGGTCCGTCGCGGATGCCGAGGCCGTCTGGCGGGGGGCGTTCCTCGCCCACGGCTCGCTCACCGAGCCGGGCCGCTCCTCCGCGCTCGAGGTCACGTGCCCGGGGCCCGAGGCCGCGCTGGCCCTCGTGGGCGCCGCCCGCCGGCTGGGGATCACGGCCAAGGCCCGGGAGGTGCGCGGCGTGGACCGCGTGGTGCTGCGCGACGGGGACGCGATCGCCGCGCTGTTGACCCGGATGGGCGCCCACGACACGGTGCTGGTGTGGGAGGAGCGCCGGACCCGCAAGGAGGTCCGCGCCACCGCGAACCGGCTGGCCAACTTCGACGACGCGAACCTGCGGCGCTCGGCCCAGGCCGCCGTCGCCGCCGGGGCCCGCGTGGAGCGCGCCCTGGACATCCTCGGCGACGACGTCCCGGAGCACCTGCGCTACGCCGGACGGCTGCGCGTGGAGCACAAGCAGGCCTCGCTCGACGAGCTCGGCCGGCTCGCCGACCCGCCGATGACCAAGGACGCGATCGCCGGGCGGATCCGCCGCCTGCTGGCGATGGCGGACAAGCGGGCCGCCGAGGAGGGACTGCCCGGCACCGATGCGGCCCTGCCCAGCGAGGCGCCCGCCGCCGGTGGGGACTGA
- the pgk gene encoding phosphoglycerate kinase: protein MTAKTLDDLLQAGVAGRHVLVRSDLNVPLDDGTVTDDGRIRASLPVITALADAGARVVVMAHLGRPKGEPDPRFSLRPAAERMAELAGREVRLAGDVAGESARREAAALADGGILVLENVRFDARETSKDESERAALAAELAALTGGDGAYVDDAFGAVHRRHASVYDIAALLPSYQGTLVARELDVLSRLTGEPERPYVVVLGGSKVSDKLAVIDNLMQRADTLLIGGGMLFTFLKARGHEVGASLLEEDQLPVVTEYLRRAEAGGCRIVLPTDIVMASAFAADAEHEVLPVDALTSGAHGAQALGLDIGPETSRAFAEEIRGARTVFWNGPMGVFEFEAFSHGTRAVAEALTESSGLTVVGGGDSAAAVRRLGFEDAQFGHISTGGGASLEYLEGKELPGVAALEQSPSAPAPQAGAGA from the coding sequence ATGACCGCCAAGACCCTCGACGACCTGCTGCAGGCCGGAGTGGCCGGACGCCACGTCCTGGTCCGCTCCGACCTGAACGTCCCCCTGGACGACGGCACGGTGACCGACGACGGGCGCATCCGCGCCTCGCTGCCGGTGATCACGGCCCTGGCCGACGCCGGTGCGCGCGTGGTCGTCATGGCCCACCTCGGGCGGCCCAAGGGCGAGCCGGACCCGCGGTTCTCGCTGCGGCCGGCGGCGGAGCGGATGGCGGAGCTGGCCGGCCGCGAGGTGCGCCTCGCCGGGGACGTGGCGGGGGAGTCGGCGCGGCGGGAGGCCGCGGCGCTGGCCGACGGCGGCATCCTGGTGCTGGAGAACGTCCGGTTCGACGCGCGCGAGACCTCCAAGGACGAGTCCGAGCGCGCCGCCCTGGCCGCCGAGCTGGCGGCCCTCACCGGCGGGGACGGGGCGTACGTGGACGACGCGTTCGGCGCCGTGCACCGCCGGCACGCCTCGGTCTACGACATCGCGGCCCTGCTGCCGTCCTACCAGGGCACGCTCGTGGCCCGCGAGCTGGACGTGCTCTCCCGGCTGACCGGCGAGCCCGAGCGTCCCTACGTGGTGGTGCTCGGCGGCTCGAAGGTCTCGGACAAGCTGGCCGTGATCGACAACCTCATGCAGCGCGCCGACACCCTGCTGATCGGCGGCGGCATGCTGTTCACCTTCCTCAAGGCCCGGGGCCACGAGGTCGGGGCCTCCCTGCTCGAGGAGGACCAGCTGCCGGTCGTCACCGAGTACCTGCGGCGCGCCGAGGCCGGCGGGTGCCGGATCGTGCTGCCCACGGACATCGTCATGGCCTCCGCCTTCGCCGCCGACGCCGAGCACGAGGTGCTGCCCGTGGACGCGCTGACCAGTGGCGCGCACGGGGCCCAGGCCCTGGGCCTGGACATCGGCCCCGAGACCAGCCGGGCGTTCGCCGAGGAGATCCGCGGCGCGCGCACCGTGTTCTGGAACGGGCCGATGGGCGTGTTCGAGTTCGAGGCCTTCTCGCACGGCACCCGCGCGGTCGCCGAGGCCCTGACCGAGTCCTCCGGGCTCACCGTGGTCGGCGGGGGCGACTCCGCGGCCGCCGTGCGCCGCCTCGGCTTCGAGGACGCCCAGTTCGGGCACATCTCCACCGGCGGCGGCGCCTCCCTGGAGTACCTCGAGGGCAAGGAGCTGCCGGGCGTGGCCGCCCTCGAGCAGTCCCCGTCCGCCCCGGCCCCGCAGGCGGGTGCCGGCGCGTGA
- the gap gene encoding type I glyceraldehyde-3-phosphate dehydrogenase, with amino-acid sequence MTRIAINGFGRIGRNALRVLEARGLDLELVAVNDLTAPEDLYFLTKYDTILGRYPHELRLEDGNLVANGRIIRVFSEKDPAKLPWGELDVDIVIECTGHFTKAEGARKHLEAGARKVVLSAPGKGVDGTFVMGINDGKYDPATMDIVSAASCTTNCLAPLVKVLDDAFGIVDGIMTTIHAYTGDQNLHDAPHAKDRRRARAAAQNLVPTSTGAAKAIGEVIPGLKGKLDGFAVRVPVITGSMTDLTVELEREASVEQVNAAFRAAASSGPLAGGRLVYSEDPLTSTDIITSDAACTFDAPLTKSIGRTVKVVGWYDNEWGYTCQLIDLVALVAARA; translated from the coding sequence GTGACCAGGATCGCCATCAACGGATTCGGCCGCATCGGCCGCAACGCCCTGCGCGTCCTCGAGGCCCGCGGGCTGGACCTCGAGCTCGTCGCCGTCAACGACCTCACCGCGCCCGAGGACCTGTACTTCCTGACCAAGTACGACACGATCCTGGGCCGCTATCCGCACGAGCTGCGCCTGGAGGACGGCAACCTGGTGGCCAACGGGCGCATCATCCGCGTCTTCTCCGAGAAGGACCCGGCCAAGCTGCCGTGGGGCGAGCTGGACGTGGACATCGTCATCGAGTGCACCGGGCACTTCACCAAGGCCGAGGGCGCCCGCAAGCACCTGGAGGCGGGGGCGCGCAAGGTCGTGCTCTCCGCGCCGGGCAAGGGCGTGGACGGCACCTTCGTGATGGGCATCAACGACGGCAAGTACGACCCGGCCACGATGGACATCGTCTCCGCCGCCTCGTGCACCACCAACTGCCTCGCCCCGCTCGTGAAGGTCCTCGACGACGCCTTCGGGATCGTGGACGGCATCATGACCACCATCCACGCCTACACGGGCGACCAGAACCTCCACGACGCCCCGCACGCCAAGGACCGCCGCCGCGCGCGCGCCGCCGCCCAGAACCTCGTGCCCACCTCCACCGGCGCCGCCAAGGCCATCGGCGAGGTCATCCCCGGCCTGAAGGGCAAGCTCGACGGCTTCGCCGTCCGCGTGCCGGTGATCACCGGGTCGATGACGGACCTCACCGTGGAGCTCGAGCGCGAGGCCTCCGTGGAGCAGGTCAACGCCGCGTTCCGCGCCGCCGCCTCCTCCGGCCCGCTCGCCGGCGGCCGCCTCGTCTACTCCGAGGACCCCCTCACCTCCACGGACATCATCACCTCCGACGCGGCCTGCACGTTCGACGCCCCCCTGACGAAGTCGATCGGGCGCACCGTGAAGGTCGTGGGCTGGTATGACAATGAGTGGGGCTACACGTGCCAGCTCATCGACCTGGTCGCGCTCGTCGCGGCCCGGGCCTGA
- a CDS encoding 1-acyl-sn-glycerol-3-phosphate acyltransferase, with amino-acid sequence MATNEAVRWGFRTAVRVSCRPTVTGLEHVPATGGFIVASNHLSFLDSVILQALMPRMVHFFAKAEYFSQPGLKGRVMKGFFESVGSIPVQRDEKAASVAALDQLVELVEQGHGVGIYPEGTRSRDGRLYKGRTGVGWLALATGVPVVPVGLAGTDRLQPPGSSRITPHHFSLTVGEPLCFEHLGRRHPLPPRREATARIMDAIAGLTGQERVNHYNAPLGDARD; translated from the coding sequence ATGGCGACCAATGAGGCCGTGCGCTGGGGATTCCGCACCGCCGTGAGGGTCTCCTGCCGGCCCACCGTCACCGGCCTGGAGCACGTCCCGGCCACGGGCGGGTTCATCGTCGCCAGCAACCACCTCTCGTTCCTGGACTCGGTCATCCTGCAGGCCCTGATGCCCCGGATGGTGCACTTCTTCGCCAAGGCCGAGTACTTCTCCCAGCCCGGGCTCAAGGGCCGGGTCATGAAGGGGTTCTTCGAGTCGGTCGGGTCCATCCCCGTCCAGCGGGACGAGAAGGCGGCCTCGGTGGCCGCCCTGGACCAGCTGGTGGAACTCGTGGAGCAGGGCCACGGCGTCGGCATCTATCCCGAGGGCACCCGCAGCCGGGACGGCCGGCTCTACAAGGGACGCACCGGGGTCGGCTGGCTCGCGCTGGCCACCGGCGTCCCCGTGGTGCCCGTGGGCCTCGCGGGCACCGACCGCCTGCAGCCGCCGGGGTCGAGCCGGATCACCCCGCACCACTTCTCCCTCACCGTGGGCGAGCCCCTGTGCTTCGAGCACCTCGGACGCCGCCATCCGCTGCCGCCGCGGCGCGAGGCCACCGCCCGGATCATGGACGCCATCGCCGGGCTGACCGGCCAGGAGCGCGTGAACCACTACAACGCCCCCCTGGGCGACGCGCGGGACTGA